A region from the Fundulus heteroclitus isolate FHET01 chromosome 22, MU-UCD_Fhet_4.1, whole genome shotgun sequence genome encodes:
- the mmrn2a gene encoding multimerin-2a isoform X2, with protein MTAVGELVLVLVLGLLVSARCEVRARDPEVEEEEEEGGRAALPPGVTETPLLGGPGRSAARIGNRCAFVQKKVLMVTEPCGSQRRAVKDQSPCGAGSPGCQRITYRLSTRPTFCQKKKVLTSLLWRCCPGHRGPNCHEDDPAGPGLQQHADPNREQNDYQTSFSAAYDPNDPARPDQNPEHRPGYHRPPVYHHQGQNPGPLQPSEETFALYQDVPAALPVPEMMALVLSQLQPILEAFNRSLEQLHLRVGGLAGDVADLRSRPQEAGLQLGGLEEAVQQAGDIRRQMEEQRRNMENLLQLHLSSFRVDVDQKLKQQQTMLQARLLGARNTTQAGEHLDQARLGARNTTQAGEHLDQARLGARDTNQAGEHLDQARLGARNTTQAGEHLDQDQTPEDQPELHPHHPADNTALWEAIRRLDIMVVNNTVKVDELTEEAEVSSAEVERLTLRLKDLDQQINQTARTSRVLFMETGLEVERSTVTVLRRVEQLESRVEQQEERLQENEKDVDHLYADCNCGELKAAVARLERGVATATQLANENRLTLRESSEVGGATRGGATRGGATRGGATRGGATRGGARDWEPEVEELQRGLQQVEESLASEQNRTRTTAHRLAQLGSAVSALQEAEVLQENQAEMLTLSFRSLLQDAIRHSDVLQLLLGEEVLEFLEWPVQDQEAHSIPALKEQVRELQEQLRSRQEARRLQERGAGGQEEEEVPSADQPAPPRWPPAGSGRPGGGAPARETPLLLLHPELEQRAGDGSDLWKLEKKVEQLQQRVLLLEERSCSCNGTPAEGGAPPAGLDLQLRWLQRGLEEHLRVFKSVFSNADTVAASGDALELDQLQEVLRRRGRKRGGGGGGGGGRGGGRGGGRGGGGHRSRRASAGAPFPSSQSGVSLLFVGGAPRSAADGTVTFSPSLNRDRFYSDTGVFTAPADGLYLFILTLHLRPGSAHVALRRVEERGGAPAALQVEGAGPWSRVGLLLLREGEELRLEVRGEWAESESSQLAVLQLRTT; from the exons ATGACGGCGGTGGGagaactggttctggttctggttctgggtttaCTGGTGAGCGCTCGCTGTGAGGTGAGAGCGCGGGACcctgaggtggaggaggaggaggaggagggaggaagagCCGCTCTTCCCCCCGGGGTGACAGAGACCCCCCTGCTGGGGGGGCCTGGGAGATCTGCAGCTCGGATTGG GAACCGCTGCGCCTTCGTCCAGAAGAAGGTTCTGATGGTGACCGAGCCGTGTGGGTCCCAGAGGCGGGCCGTGAAGGACCAGAGTCCGTGTGGCGCCGGGTCGCCGGGCTGCCAGAGGATCAC GTACCGGTTGTCCACGCGGCCCACCTTCTGCCAGAAGAAGAAGGTTCTGACCTCCCTGCTGTGGCGCTGCTGTCCGGGTCACAGAGGTCCAAACTGCCACGAAG ACGACCCGGCTGGACCCGGGCTGCAGCAGCATGCCGACCCGAACCGAGAGCAGAACGACTACCAGACGTCCTTCAGCGCCGCGTACGACCCGAACGACCCGGCCCGGCCCGACCAGAACCCAGAACACCGGCCCGGTTACCACCGTCCTCCAGTTTACCATCATCAGGGGCAGAACCCGGGACCGCTGCAGC CCTCAGAGGAAACCTTTGCTCTTTACCAAGACGTCCCTGCAGCGCTCCCCGTCCCAGAAATGATGGCGCTGGTTCTGTCTCAGCTGCAGCCCATCCTGGAGGCCTTCAACCGCTCGCTGGAGCAGCTCCACCTGCGGGTGGGGGGGCTGGCTGGAGACGTGGCCGACCTGAGGAGCCGCCCGCAGGAGGCAGGGCTGCAGCTGGGCGGACTGGAGGAGGCCGTTCAGCAGGCGGGGGACATCAGGAGGCAGATGGAGGAACAGCGCAGGAACATGGAGaacctgctgcagctccacctCAGCAGCTTCAGGGTGGATGTGGACCAGaagctgaagcagcagcagacgaTGCTGCAG GCCAGGCTGCTGGGGGCCAGAAACACCACCCAGGCTGGAGAACATCTGGACCAGGCCAGGCTGGGGGCCAGAAACACCACCCAGGCTGGAGAACATCTGGACCAGGCCAGGCTGGGGGCCAGAGACACCAACCAGGCTGGAGAACATCTGGACCAGGCCAGGCTGGGGGCCAGAAACACCACCCAGGCTGGAGAACATCTGGACCAGGATCAGACACCTGAGGACCAGCCGGAGCTCCACCCCCACCACCCGGCAGACAACACGGCGCTGTGGGAGGCCATCAGACGGCTGGACATCATGGTGGTCAACAACACGGTGAAG GTAGACGAGCTGACGGAGGAGGCGGAGGTGTCTTCAGCCGAGGTGGAGCGGCTGACACTGCGGCTGAAGGATCTGGACCAGCAGATCAACCAGACGGCCCGCACCAGCCGTGTTCTGTTCATGGAGACGGGTCTGGAGGTGGAGCGGTCCACGGTGACGGTGCTGCGGCGGGTGGAGCAGCTGGAGAGCCGcgtggagcagcaggaggagcgtCTGCAGGAGAACGAGAAGGACGTGGACCACCTGTACGCCGACTGCAACTGTGGGGAGCTGAAGGCCGCCGTGGCCCGCCTGGAGAGGGGCGTGGCCACCGCCACCCAGCTGGCCAATGAGAACAGACTCACCCTGAGGGAGAGCAGCGAGGTGGGCGGAGCTACGAGGGGCGGAGCCACGAGGGGCGGAGCCACGAGGGGCGGAGCCACGAGGGGCGGAGCCACGAGGGGCGGAGCCAGGGACTGGGAGCCggaggtggaggagctgcagaggggTCTCCAGCAG GTGGAGGAGTCTCTGGCCTCGGAGCAGAACCGAACCAGAACCACGGCCCACAGGCTGGCCCAGCTCGGCAGCGCCGTCTCAGCTCTGCAGGAGGCGGAGGTCCTGCAGGAGAACCAGGCGGAGATGCTGACGCTGTCCTTCCGCTCGCTGCTGCAGGACGCCATCCGCCACAGCGAcgtgctgcagctcctgctggGCGAGGAGGTGCTGGAGTTCCTGGAGTGGCCCGTCCAGGACCAGGAGGCCCACTCCATCCCCGCCCTGAAGGAGCAGGTCAgggagctgcaggagcagctgaGGAGCCGGCAGGAGGCGAGGAGGCTGCAGGAGCGAGGAGCAG GaggccaggaggaggaggaggtgcccTCTGCTGACCAGCCCGCCCCGCCCCGCTGGCCCCCCGCTGGCTCCGGGAGGCCCGGCGGAGGAGCTCCGGCCAGGGAGaccccgctcctcctcctccacccggAGCTGGAGCAGCGCGCCGGGGACGGCAGCGACCTGTGGAAGCTGGAGAAGaaggtggagcagctgcagcagagggTGCTCCTGCTGGAGGAGAGGTCCTGCTCCTGCAACGGCACGCCGGCGGAGGGCGGAGCGCCCCCTGCCGGCCTGGACCTGCAGCTGCGGTGGCTGCAGAGAGGCCTGGAGGAACACCTGCGAGTCTTCAAGAGCGTCTTCAGCAACGCCGACACGGTGGCGGCGTCTGGAGACGCGCTGGAGCTGGACCAGCTGCAGGAGGTGCTGAGGAGGAGGGGCCGgaagcgaggaggaggaggaggaggaggaggaggaagaggaggaggaagaggaggaggaagaggaggaggaggacaccGCAGCAGGAGGGCGTCAGCAG GTGCGCCTTTCccgtccagccaatcaggagtcTCTCTGCTGTTTGTGGGCGGAGCTCCTCGGAGCGCCGCCGACGGTACCGTCACGTTCAGCCCGTCCCTGAACCGGGACCGGTTCTATTCCGACACCGGGGTCTTCACGGCTCCTGCGGACGGGCTCTACCTGTTCATCCTGACGCTGCACCTGAGGCCAGGCTCCGCCCACGTGGCCCTGCGGCGCGTGGaggagaggggcggagctccaGCGGCTCTGCAGGTGGAGGGGGCGGGGCCTTGGAGCAGGGTGGGCCTGCTGCTCCTCAGGGAGGGGGAGGAGCTGAGGCTGGAGGTGAGGGGGGAGTGGGCGGAGTCAGAGAGCAGCCAGCTGGCGGTGCTGCAGCTGCGCACCACCTGA
- the mmrn2a gene encoding multimerin-2a isoform X5 → MTAVGELVLVLVLGLLVSARCEVRARDPEVEEEEEEGGRAALPPGVTETPLLGGPGRSAARIGNRCAFVQKKVLMVTEPCGSQRRAVKDQSPCGAGSPGCQRITYRLSTRPTFCQKKKVLTSLLWRCCPGHRGPNCHEDDPAGPGLQQHADPNREQNDYQTSFSAAYDPNDPARPDQNPEHRPGYHRPPVYHHQGQNPGPLQPASEETFALYQDVPAALPVPEMMALVLSQLQPILEAFNRSLEQLHLRVGGLAGDVADLRSRPQEAGLQLGGLEEAVQQAGDIRRQMEEQRRNMENLLQLHLSSFRVDVDQKLKQQQTMLQARLLGARNTTQAGEHLDQARLGARNTTQAGEHLDQARLGARDTNQAGEHLDQARLGARNTTQAGEHLDQDQTPEDQPELHPHHPADNTALWEAIRRLDIMVVNNTVKVDELTEEAEVSSAEVERLTLRLKDLDQQINQTARTSRVLFMETGLEVERSTVTVLRRVEQLESRVEQQEERLQENEKDVDHLYADCNCGELKAAVARLERGVATATQLANENRLTLRESSEVGGATRGGATRGGARDWEPEVEELQRGLQQVEESLASEQNRTRTTAHRLAQLGSAVSALQEAEVLQENQAEMLTLSFRSLLQDAIRHSDVLQLLLGEEVLEFLEWPVQDQEAHSIPALKEQVRELQEQLRSRQEARRLQERGAGGQEEEEVPSADQPAPPRWPPAGSGRPGGGAPARETPLLLLHPELEQRAGDGSDLWKLEKKVEQLQQRVLLLEERSCSCNGTPAEGGAPPAGLDLQLRWLQRGLEEHLRVFKSVFSNADTVAASGDALELDQLQEVLRRRGRKRGGGGGGGGGRGGGRGGGRGGGGHRSRRASAGAPFPSSQSGVSLLFVGGAPRSAADGTVTFSPSLNRDRFYSDTGVFTAPADGLYLFILTLHLRPGSAHVALRRVEERGGAPAALQVEGAGPWSRVGLLLLREGEELRLEVRGEWAESESSQLAVLQLRTT, encoded by the exons ATGACGGCGGTGGGagaactggttctggttctggttctgggtttaCTGGTGAGCGCTCGCTGTGAGGTGAGAGCGCGGGACcctgaggtggaggaggaggaggaggagggaggaagagCCGCTCTTCCCCCCGGGGTGACAGAGACCCCCCTGCTGGGGGGGCCTGGGAGATCTGCAGCTCGGATTGG GAACCGCTGCGCCTTCGTCCAGAAGAAGGTTCTGATGGTGACCGAGCCGTGTGGGTCCCAGAGGCGGGCCGTGAAGGACCAGAGTCCGTGTGGCGCCGGGTCGCCGGGCTGCCAGAGGATCAC GTACCGGTTGTCCACGCGGCCCACCTTCTGCCAGAAGAAGAAGGTTCTGACCTCCCTGCTGTGGCGCTGCTGTCCGGGTCACAGAGGTCCAAACTGCCACGAAG ACGACCCGGCTGGACCCGGGCTGCAGCAGCATGCCGACCCGAACCGAGAGCAGAACGACTACCAGACGTCCTTCAGCGCCGCGTACGACCCGAACGACCCGGCCCGGCCCGACCAGAACCCAGAACACCGGCCCGGTTACCACCGTCCTCCAGTTTACCATCATCAGGGGCAGAACCCGGGACCGCTGCAGC CAGCCTCAGAGGAAACCTTTGCTCTTTACCAAGACGTCCCTGCAGCGCTCCCCGTCCCAGAAATGATGGCGCTGGTTCTGTCTCAGCTGCAGCCCATCCTGGAGGCCTTCAACCGCTCGCTGGAGCAGCTCCACCTGCGGGTGGGGGGGCTGGCTGGAGACGTGGCCGACCTGAGGAGCCGCCCGCAGGAGGCAGGGCTGCAGCTGGGCGGACTGGAGGAGGCCGTTCAGCAGGCGGGGGACATCAGGAGGCAGATGGAGGAACAGCGCAGGAACATGGAGaacctgctgcagctccacctCAGCAGCTTCAGGGTGGATGTGGACCAGaagctgaagcagcagcagacgaTGCTGCAG GCCAGGCTGCTGGGGGCCAGAAACACCACCCAGGCTGGAGAACATCTGGACCAGGCCAGGCTGGGGGCCAGAAACACCACCCAGGCTGGAGAACATCTGGACCAGGCCAGGCTGGGGGCCAGAGACACCAACCAGGCTGGAGAACATCTGGACCAGGCCAGGCTGGGGGCCAGAAACACCACCCAGGCTGGAGAACATCTGGACCAGGATCAGACACCTGAGGACCAGCCGGAGCTCCACCCCCACCACCCGGCAGACAACACGGCGCTGTGGGAGGCCATCAGACGGCTGGACATCATGGTGGTCAACAACACGGTGAAG GTAGACGAGCTGACGGAGGAGGCGGAGGTGTCTTCAGCCGAGGTGGAGCGGCTGACACTGCGGCTGAAGGATCTGGACCAGCAGATCAACCAGACGGCCCGCACCAGCCGTGTTCTGTTCATGGAGACGGGTCTGGAGGTGGAGCGGTCCACGGTGACGGTGCTGCGGCGGGTGGAGCAGCTGGAGAGCCGcgtggagcagcaggaggagcgtCTGCAGGAGAACGAGAAGGACGTGGACCACCTGTACGCCGACTGCAACTGTGGGGAGCTGAAGGCCGCCGTGGCCCGCCTGGAGAGGGGCGTGGCCACCGCCACCCAGCTGGCCAATGAGAACAGACTCACCCTGAGGGAGAGCAGCGAGGTGGGCGGAGCTACGAG GGGCGGAGCCACGAGGGGCGGAGCCAGGGACTGGGAGCCggaggtggaggagctgcagaggggTCTCCAGCAG GTGGAGGAGTCTCTGGCCTCGGAGCAGAACCGAACCAGAACCACGGCCCACAGGCTGGCCCAGCTCGGCAGCGCCGTCTCAGCTCTGCAGGAGGCGGAGGTCCTGCAGGAGAACCAGGCGGAGATGCTGACGCTGTCCTTCCGCTCGCTGCTGCAGGACGCCATCCGCCACAGCGAcgtgctgcagctcctgctggGCGAGGAGGTGCTGGAGTTCCTGGAGTGGCCCGTCCAGGACCAGGAGGCCCACTCCATCCCCGCCCTGAAGGAGCAGGTCAgggagctgcaggagcagctgaGGAGCCGGCAGGAGGCGAGGAGGCTGCAGGAGCGAGGAGCAG GaggccaggaggaggaggaggtgcccTCTGCTGACCAGCCCGCCCCGCCCCGCTGGCCCCCCGCTGGCTCCGGGAGGCCCGGCGGAGGAGCTCCGGCCAGGGAGaccccgctcctcctcctccacccggAGCTGGAGCAGCGCGCCGGGGACGGCAGCGACCTGTGGAAGCTGGAGAAGaaggtggagcagctgcagcagagggTGCTCCTGCTGGAGGAGAGGTCCTGCTCCTGCAACGGCACGCCGGCGGAGGGCGGAGCGCCCCCTGCCGGCCTGGACCTGCAGCTGCGGTGGCTGCAGAGAGGCCTGGAGGAACACCTGCGAGTCTTCAAGAGCGTCTTCAGCAACGCCGACACGGTGGCGGCGTCTGGAGACGCGCTGGAGCTGGACCAGCTGCAGGAGGTGCTGAGGAGGAGGGGCCGgaagcgaggaggaggaggaggaggaggaggaggaagaggaggaggaagaggaggaggaagaggaggaggaggacaccGCAGCAGGAGGGCGTCAGCAG GTGCGCCTTTCccgtccagccaatcaggagtcTCTCTGCTGTTTGTGGGCGGAGCTCCTCGGAGCGCCGCCGACGGTACCGTCACGTTCAGCCCGTCCCTGAACCGGGACCGGTTCTATTCCGACACCGGGGTCTTCACGGCTCCTGCGGACGGGCTCTACCTGTTCATCCTGACGCTGCACCTGAGGCCAGGCTCCGCCCACGTGGCCCTGCGGCGCGTGGaggagaggggcggagctccaGCGGCTCTGCAGGTGGAGGGGGCGGGGCCTTGGAGCAGGGTGGGCCTGCTGCTCCTCAGGGAGGGGGAGGAGCTGAGGCTGGAGGTGAGGGGGGAGTGGGCGGAGTCAGAGAGCAGCCAGCTGGCGGTGCTGCAGCTGCGCACCACCTGA
- the mmrn2a gene encoding multimerin-2a isoform X4 — protein MTAVGELVLVLVLGLLVSARCEVRARDPEVEEEEEEGGRAALPPGVTETPLLGGPGRSAARIGNRCAFVQKKVLMVTEPCGSQRRAVKDQSPCGAGSPGCQRITYRLSTRPTFCQKKKVLTSLLWRCCPGHRGPNCHEDDPAGPGLQQHADPNREQNDYQTSFSAAYDPNDPARPDQNPEHRPGYHRPPVYHHQGQNPGPLQPASEETFALYQDVPAALPVPEMMALVLSQLQPILEAFNRSLEQLHLRVGGLAGDVADLRSRPQEAGLQLGGLEEAVQQAGDIRRQMEEQRRNMENLLQLHLSSFRVDVDQKLKQQQTMLQARLLGARNTTQAGEHLDQARLGARNTTQAGEHLDQARLGARDTNQAGEHLDQARLGARNTTQAGEHLDQDQTPEDQPELHPHHPADNTALWEAIRRLDIMVVNNTVKVDELTEEAEVSSAEVERLTLRLKDLDQQINQTARTSRVLFMETGLEVERSTVTVLRRVEQLESRVEQQEERLQENEKDVDHLYADCNCGELKAAVARLERGVATATQLANENRLTLRESSEVGGATRGGATRGGARDWEPEVEELQRGLQQVEESLASEQNRTRTTAHRLAQLGSAVSALQEAEVLQENQAEMLTLSFRSLLQDAIRHSDVLQLLLGEEVLEFLEWPVQDQEAHSIPALKEQVRELQEQLRSRQEARRLQERGAGGQEEEEVPSADQPAPPRWPPAGSGRPGGGAPARETPLLLLHPELEQRAGDGSDLWKLEKKVEQLQQRVLLLEERSCSCNGTPAEGGAPPAGLDLQLRWLQRGLEEHLRVFKSVFSNADTVAASGDALELDQLQEVLRRRGRKRGGGGGGGGGRGGGRGGGRGGGGHRSRRASAGAPFPSSQSGVSLLFVGGAPRSAADGTVTFSPSLNRDRFYSDTGVFTAPADGLYLFILTLHLRPGSAHVALRRVEERGGAPAALQVEGAGPWSRVGLLLLREGEELRLEVRGEWAESESSQLAVLQLRTT, from the exons ATGACGGCGGTGGGagaactggttctggttctggttctgggtttaCTGGTGAGCGCTCGCTGTGAGGTGAGAGCGCGGGACcctgaggtggaggaggaggaggaggagggaggaagagCCGCTCTTCCCCCCGGGGTGACAGAGACCCCCCTGCTGGGGGGGCCTGGGAGATCTGCAGCTCGGATTGG GAACCGCTGCGCCTTCGTCCAGAAGAAGGTTCTGATGGTGACCGAGCCGTGTGGGTCCCAGAGGCGGGCCGTGAAGGACCAGAGTCCGTGTGGCGCCGGGTCGCCGGGCTGCCAGAGGATCAC GTACCGGTTGTCCACGCGGCCCACCTTCTGCCAGAAGAAGAAGGTTCTGACCTCCCTGCTGTGGCGCTGCTGTCCGGGTCACAGAGGTCCAAACTGCCACGAAG ACGACCCGGCTGGACCCGGGCTGCAGCAGCATGCCGACCCGAACCGAGAGCAGAACGACTACCAGACGTCCTTCAGCGCCGCGTACGACCCGAACGACCCGGCCCGGCCCGACCAGAACCCAGAACACCGGCCCGGTTACCACCGTCCTCCAGTTTACCATCATCAGGGGCAGAACCCGGGACCGCTGCAGC CAGCCTCAGAGGAAACCTTTGCTCTTTACCAAGACGTCCCTGCAGCGCTCCCCGTCCCAGAAATGATGGCGCTGGTTCTGTCTCAGCTGCAGCCCATCCTGGAGGCCTTCAACCGCTCGCTGGAGCAGCTCCACCTGCGGGTGGGGGGGCTGGCTGGAGACGTGGCCGACCTGAGGAGCCGCCCGCAGGAGGCAGGGCTGCAGCTGGGCGGACTGGAGGAGGCCGTTCAGCAGGCGGGGGACATCAGGAGGCAGATGGAGGAACAGCGCAGGAACATGGAGaacctgctgcagctccacctCAGCAGCTTCAGGGTGGATGTGGACCAGaagctgaagcagcagcagacgaTGCTGCAG GCCAGGCTGCTGGGGGCCAGAAACACCACCCAGGCTGGAGAACATCTGGACCAGGCCAGGCTGGGGGCCAGAAACACCACCCAGGCTGGAGAACATCTGGACCAGGCCAGGCTGGGGGCCAGAGACACCAACCAGGCTGGAGAACATCTGGACCAGGCCAGGCTGGGGGCCAGAAACACCACCCAGGCTGGAGAACATCTGGACCAGGATCAGACACCTGAGGACCAGCCGGAGCTCCACCCCCACCACCCGGCAGACAACACGGCGCTGTGGGAGGCCATCAGACGGCTGGACATCATGGTGGTCAACAACACGGTGAAG GTAGACGAGCTGACGGAGGAGGCGGAGGTGTCTTCAGCCGAGGTGGAGCGGCTGACACTGCGGCTGAAGGATCTGGACCAGCAGATCAACCAGACGGCCCGCACCAGCCGTGTTCTGTTCATGGAGACGGGTCTGGAGGTGGAGCGGTCCACGGTGACGGTGCTGCGGCGGGTGGAGCAGCTGGAGAGCCGcgtggagcagcaggaggagcgtCTGCAGGAGAACGAGAAGGACGTGGACCACCTGTACGCCGACTGCAACTGTGGGGAGCTGAAGGCCGCCGTGGCCCGCCTGGAGAGGGGCGTGGCCACCGCCACCCAGCTGGCCAATGAGAACAGACTCACCCTGAGGGAGAGCAGCGAGGT GGGCGGAGCCACGAGGGGCGGAGCCACGAGGGGCGGAGCCAGGGACTGGGAGCCggaggtggaggagctgcagaggggTCTCCAGCAG GTGGAGGAGTCTCTGGCCTCGGAGCAGAACCGAACCAGAACCACGGCCCACAGGCTGGCCCAGCTCGGCAGCGCCGTCTCAGCTCTGCAGGAGGCGGAGGTCCTGCAGGAGAACCAGGCGGAGATGCTGACGCTGTCCTTCCGCTCGCTGCTGCAGGACGCCATCCGCCACAGCGAcgtgctgcagctcctgctggGCGAGGAGGTGCTGGAGTTCCTGGAGTGGCCCGTCCAGGACCAGGAGGCCCACTCCATCCCCGCCCTGAAGGAGCAGGTCAgggagctgcaggagcagctgaGGAGCCGGCAGGAGGCGAGGAGGCTGCAGGAGCGAGGAGCAG GaggccaggaggaggaggaggtgcccTCTGCTGACCAGCCCGCCCCGCCCCGCTGGCCCCCCGCTGGCTCCGGGAGGCCCGGCGGAGGAGCTCCGGCCAGGGAGaccccgctcctcctcctccacccggAGCTGGAGCAGCGCGCCGGGGACGGCAGCGACCTGTGGAAGCTGGAGAAGaaggtggagcagctgcagcagagggTGCTCCTGCTGGAGGAGAGGTCCTGCTCCTGCAACGGCACGCCGGCGGAGGGCGGAGCGCCCCCTGCCGGCCTGGACCTGCAGCTGCGGTGGCTGCAGAGAGGCCTGGAGGAACACCTGCGAGTCTTCAAGAGCGTCTTCAGCAACGCCGACACGGTGGCGGCGTCTGGAGACGCGCTGGAGCTGGACCAGCTGCAGGAGGTGCTGAGGAGGAGGGGCCGgaagcgaggaggaggaggaggaggaggaggaggaagaggaggaggaagaggaggaggaagaggaggaggaggacaccGCAGCAGGAGGGCGTCAGCAG GTGCGCCTTTCccgtccagccaatcaggagtcTCTCTGCTGTTTGTGGGCGGAGCTCCTCGGAGCGCCGCCGACGGTACCGTCACGTTCAGCCCGTCCCTGAACCGGGACCGGTTCTATTCCGACACCGGGGTCTTCACGGCTCCTGCGGACGGGCTCTACCTGTTCATCCTGACGCTGCACCTGAGGCCAGGCTCCGCCCACGTGGCCCTGCGGCGCGTGGaggagaggggcggagctccaGCGGCTCTGCAGGTGGAGGGGGCGGGGCCTTGGAGCAGGGTGGGCCTGCTGCTCCTCAGGGAGGGGGAGGAGCTGAGGCTGGAGGTGAGGGGGGAGTGGGCGGAGTCAGAGAGCAGCCAGCTGGCGGTGCTGCAGCTGCGCACCACCTGA